In the genome of Maribacter forsetii DSM 18668, the window TGTTGGCAGTCTTTTGGCATTGGGTGCCATTCTTAACCTTGTGGCTTTTTTCGGATTTCTAAAAATTAAAAGAGATAACAGAGCTAAAGGCGTTTTAATCGCTACCATTTTAACCGCATTCGTGATTCTTTACTACAAAGTATTTTAAAATGAAGTACTACATTATTGCAGGCGAAGCTTCTGGCGATCTTCATGGCTCTAATTTAATTAAGGCTCTGAAGCAACAGGATAACAATGCAGACATTAGATGCTGGGGTGGCGATTTAATGCAGCAAGCCGGCGGAACTTTGGCCAAACACTACAAGGAATTGGCTTTCATGGGATTCATAGAAGTAATTCTAAACCTGAATGCCATTTTTAAAAATATAAAATTTTGCAAACAAGATATTGCCGCATTTAATCCTGATGCTATTATTTTCATTGATTATTCTGGATTTAATTTACGTATTGCAAAATGGGCTAAAGAACATAATTTCTTGACCAACTATTATATTTCACCTCAGATTTGGGCATCTAGAGAAGGTAGAATAGCTAAGATAAAAGCTACCGTAGACCATATGTACGTGATACTACCTTTTGAGAAGGAATTTTACGAAAAGAAACACAATTACCCGGTCAACTTTGTAGGACATCCTCTACTAGACGCCATTAATAACAGACCAGAACTAAACGAAACGCTATTTAGATCAGGTAACGGTATAGACCCGAACAAACCCATTATAGCATTACTGCCCGGTAGTCGTAAACAAGAGGTACAGAAAATGTTATCGCTTATGCTTTCTTTGACCGACGACTTTTCTGAATATGAATTTGTTATTGCAGGTGCTCCAAGTTTAGATAAAGAATTTTATGCTGCTTTTCTCACCAATGCGAATGTGAAATTCATTCAAAACAAAACTTACGATTTACTTTCCATATCAAATGCCGCCTTAGTTACCAGTGGTACAGCTACTTTAGAAACTGCTTTATTCAAAGTACCTCAGGTAGTTTGCTACAAAGCAAATTGGATCTCTTACCAAATTGCAAAACGTATTATTACTTTAGAATATATTTCTTTGGTCAACCTTATCATGAAAAAGGAAGTAGTTAAAGAATTAATACAAGATGATTTCACCAAACAGAACCTAAAAAAGGAACTGACCTTAATTTTAGATGGTGAAGCTAGACGTAAACAATTGGCTGATTATGATGAGTTAATTGCGAAATTGGGTGGATCTGGAGCTAGTGCCGAAGCCGCTTCTCTAATCATTGCAAATGCTAAAATTTCATAGGGATATTCTTTTTAAAAAATAATTCTATAATTTTGGAGTTACACGTACTACAGGGTACACTCTATTTTATGCGCATTTTACCATACTTTATTATCATTTGCTTTTTAGCCAGTTGCGGAGCCAAAAAAACGACTACTTCTGACAAGGAGCGCAAAATTTCTGTTGCTGCTGCAAATAATGCCAGAACAGGTAATGTTACCGGTGCTAAAAAAACTGAAGAACGTAGGACAGTTTCTTCAACGCATACTACAAAGGCCGATGAGATTATTAACACAGCCCTTTCATTTTCAGGTACACGATATAAATTTGGTGGAACAACCAAGAAAGGAATGGATTGCTCTGGCCTACTATATGTTTCTTTTGGTGAACATGACGTACAACTACCCAGAGTATCTTACAACATGGCAGAAGAAGGTCGCAGAGTTACCGTTAAAAATGTTGAAAAGGGCGACTTGCTATTTTTTAAAACCTCTAGAGGATCTAAACGAATAAACCATGTTGGCATGGTGGTAGGTACCGATAATGACGAAATTACATTTATTCACGCATCAACATCTCGTGGTGTTACTGTTTCCTCATTAAGAGACGGATTCTGGAACCAAGCATTCGTAAAGGCTACAAGAATATTATAGCATGAAGCTCTTAGCGTTTATTCCTATCAGATTAACGCTTTTACTCATTGTTGGCATCTTAATAGGTCATTATTTCTCCTTCAACTTATTACATACGCTTCTCTTCACTGTATTTCTATTTCTAATACTTGCCGCAATTTTCTTTTTTGAAAAAAACACAAAATCGATTTTATTCGGAGCCATTGCCGCACTTACATTTACATCATTAGGCACCTACAGTTACACTGCCGCACAACCCATAAACAATACTAATCACTTCAGTAAGCATCAAAGTAGCAATAACGAATTATGGACGCTAAAAATTAAAGAGGTTCTAAAACCTAATCAGTTTTCTACCCGCTATTTTGCCACAGTAAAAAGTATAGGCAATGAACAAGTAAGTGGTACTATACTTCTCACCATACCCAAAGATTCAGCAAGTTTAAATTTAGCTATAGATGATAAATTTATCACCTATACTAAAGCTAAAGCTATTTCGCATGCATTAATTCCGCATCAATTTGATTATAAAAAATATCTAGAAAATCTAGGTGTGTATCATAGTATACGAATAGAACACAATCAACTTGTGAAAATTAAAAATTCACAAACTACTCTTTTAGGAATCGCCGCAAGGGCAAGAAATCATATCATTGAAAAACTTGATAAAGAAAATTTCGGAGCAGATGAATTGGGAGTTATAAAAGCGCTATTACTTGGTCAGCGTTCAGATATATCAGAAGAAACATACACGAATTATCAGAAAGCGGGTGCCGTACATATTTTAGCAGTATCCGGTTTACACATTGGTATATTACTTTTAGTTATCCAATTTTTATTGAGTCCGCTAAAAAACTTCTCTAATGGTCGAACCCTAATTCTAGTTCTATCGGTTCTCTTTTTATGGGGCTTTGCCTTTATTGCAGGGTTGTCTGCCAGTATCATTCGTGCTACTACGATGTTCACCTTTGTGGCTTATGCACTATATTTAAATAGACCTAGCAACACCTTCAATATACTTGCGCTTTCCATATTATTTATTCTACTATTCATCAATCCGAATTTGTTGTTCCAAGTGGGGTTTCAGATGAGCTATGCTGCTGTTTTTGCCATACTTTGGATTTTCCCCTTACTTAAAGAACTATGGTTTCCGAAGAATAAGGTTGTACGATACTTTTGGCAATTGCTATGTGTTAGTATCGCCGCACAATTAGGTGTTCTGCCAATCAGCTTATTTTATTTTCATCAGTTTCCGGGACTTTTCTTCATTTCAAATTTAATAATTGTACCCGCTTTAGGATTGATTCTAGGTATGGGTATTTTAGTGATTGCACTTTCACTATTAAATTGGCTCCCTACTCAATTAGTATGGTTTTATAACGAAATCATTAGTTTAATGAACAGCATTATTGCTTGGGTAGCAAAACAAGAAAATTTTATTTTCAGTGCTATTTCTTTTGACTTTATTCAGCTATTATTAAGTGTATTTGTCCTGATAATGGGCGTAGAACTTTTTACAAAATTAAATTACAAACGAATAGTTTTCTTTTTACTTAGTATACTATGTTTTCAAGGTTATACCATCTTTAAGGAATATGAAGCTCATAACAAGTTGGAAGTATTAGTGATGCATCAAACGAGAAAGAGCCTAATTTTCAACAAGAGTGGAAATGACCTAACTATTCTAACAAATCCTGACAATACACCTGATTATCTTTTTTCAGATTATATCACTGCAGAACGTATAAACTCTATCCGTTATGATTCCTTAAAAAATAGCTATGCTTTCAAAGATGGATCAGTACTGATCATAGATAGCACAGGAATTTATCCGAAGTCATCATCCCATAAAATCTTATTGACACAATCGCCAAAAATCAATTTAGACAGGCTAATTGACAGTATTCAACCCAAGGAAATTATTGCAGATGGTAGTAACTACAAAAGCTACATTGAACGTTGGGAAACAACCTGTATAAAAAATAAAATCCCTTTTCACTATACTGGTGAAAAGGGAGCTTACTATTTTAAGTAAATAAAGACTAATGCACTTTACCCATTAACTTTTTAATTAACGGTGATGCTAAAAGGACAATAGCACCTGCACCTAAAGCATACTTTGCAATCAACATAAAACCATCTGTATAAACGGTTAAAGTTGCAAAACCGTTAACATCGCCATCCGTACTTTCAATAGCTAATTGTTTACCAATAAAACCAACTATCTGAAATGCAAATGCAGATGATAAAAACCAAACCCCCATTATAAAGGCGATTAATCTAGCTGGTGCCAAATCTGTCATTTTAGAAAGACCGACAGGAGACATAAACAACTCACCAACCGACAATAGGAAATACATTAACAAAAGATATGTAAAAGGAACAAAACCGCTTTCATTGGCGCTACCACCACTTAATGCTAAAACGTAAAAACTGATACCGGCAAAAAGTAATCCTAACCCAAATTTATACGGAGTTCTAGGATTCCAATTTTTCTTGCTCAACCACGTCCACATCATTGAGATAGGAATAGCCAATATTATAATGAACATGGAGTTCAGTGAATTGGTTTGTGCCGCAGACATAATACCATCCAAGTCAATATTTCTAGCTGCAAACAGTGTAATAACACTACCCGATAATTCATGGAAACCCCAGAATATAGTCATGAAAAAAGTTAGCAATACAGCTACGAATAGTTCTTTTCTCTCCTTAACATTTGCCTTGAACATCTCATATGCCAAATATGCCAATACCGCAATACCGATACCTGTAAAAATCACATTAACGATATTCTGATCTGCGAACAGCCCATCTGTAGCAATAGCTTTATAAGATGATAATAACAGTGCTATTAATGGCGCTGCCAATACAGCAAGTACAGGCACAAGAATACCTTGTTTTACACCAAGTACTTTTTTCTCCAATACATGCTCATTAGGTGGTAATCCCCTTTCTCCAAAAACATTGGTTTGTATACCTCTCCAGAACACGATCAAACCGGTTAACATACCAATACCTGCTAAGCCAAAGCCATAGTGCCATCCATAAGTTGCCGCAAGCCATCCACACAACAAAGGAGCTACCCAACCACCAATATTTATACCCATATAAAAAATGGTAAATCCTGAATCTTTTTTCGGATCGCCTTTCTCATACAAGGTACCCACAAACGTGGAAATATTTGGCTTAAAAAAACCATTACCTACAATAATCAATGATAGCGCCAAGAAAAAAGCAATGTCGTTTTCAACAGCCAGAACAAAGTGACCTATAGACATTAAAATTCCCCCTAAGAAAATGGAATTTCGCATTCCTAAAATCTTATCGGACAATTTCCCACCGATCACGGTTGATGCATATACCAAAGACCCGTAAGAGGAGTATACAGCTGCCGTGGCGTAATCTCTTTCAGCTAATGCCTTGAAGATTACATCTATCATATAAAGCGTCAGCAACGCTCGCATACCGTAGAAGCTAAAACGCTCCCACAACTCTGCAAAGAATAAATAAAATAAACCCTGCGGGTGTCCAAAAATCTGCTTTTGGTCTGAAAATTCAGTACTTTCAGTCATATAGATGTTAGTTTGATTAAAGTTTTTCTTTTATGAAATTGGTCATTTTGTTGAAAAGGTGAATTCTTGTATTTCCACCATAAATCCCGTGATTTTTATCTGGGTAGATTCCCCAATCAAATTGCTTGTCCGCTTGAATTAAAGCTTCGATCATTCTCATGGAATTCTGTACATGTACATTATCATCACCTGTACCATGTATCAACAAATAATCTCCTTCTAATAACTGCGGATAATTAAATGGCGAGTTGTCATCATAACCACTTGGATTTTCTTGCGGCGTTTGCATGTAACGTTCCGTATAGATAGTATCATAAAAAGCCCATGAAGTTACTGGAGCAACCGCAATGGCCATTTCAAATGTATCGTTACCTTTTAAAATACAGTTTGTAGACATAAAGCCACCATAGCTCCAACCCCAAATACCTG includes:
- a CDS encoding C40 family peptidase, which codes for MRILPYFIIICFLASCGAKKTTTSDKERKISVAAANNARTGNVTGAKKTEERRTVSSTHTTKADEIINTALSFSGTRYKFGGTTKKGMDCSGLLYVSFGEHDVQLPRVSYNMAEEGRRVTVKNVEKGDLLFFKTSRGSKRINHVGMVVGTDNDEITFIHASTSRGVTVSSLRDGFWNQAFVKATRIL
- the lpxB gene encoding lipid-A-disaccharide synthase, with the translated sequence MKYYIIAGEASGDLHGSNLIKALKQQDNNADIRCWGGDLMQQAGGTLAKHYKELAFMGFIEVILNLNAIFKNIKFCKQDIAAFNPDAIIFIDYSGFNLRIAKWAKEHNFLTNYYISPQIWASREGRIAKIKATVDHMYVILPFEKEFYEKKHNYPVNFVGHPLLDAINNRPELNETLFRSGNGIDPNKPIIALLPGSRKQEVQKMLSLMLSLTDDFSEYEFVIAGAPSLDKEFYAAFLTNANVKFIQNKTYDLLSISNAALVTSGTATLETALFKVPQVVCYKANWISYQIAKRIITLEYISLVNLIMKKEVVKELIQDDFTKQNLKKELTLILDGEARRKQLADYDELIAKLGGSGASAEAASLIIANAKIS
- a CDS encoding peptide MFS transporter, which codes for MTESTEFSDQKQIFGHPQGLFYLFFAELWERFSFYGMRALLTLYMIDVIFKALAERDYATAAVYSSYGSLVYASTVIGGKLSDKILGMRNSIFLGGILMSIGHFVLAVENDIAFFLALSLIIVGNGFFKPNISTFVGTLYEKGDPKKDSGFTIFYMGINIGGWVAPLLCGWLAATYGWHYGFGLAGIGMLTGLIVFWRGIQTNVFGERGLPPNEHVLEKKVLGVKQGILVPVLAVLAAPLIALLLSSYKAIATDGLFADQNIVNVIFTGIGIAVLAYLAYEMFKANVKERKELFVAVLLTFFMTIFWGFHELSGSVITLFAARNIDLDGIMSAAQTNSLNSMFIIILAIPISMMWTWLSKKNWNPRTPYKFGLGLLFAGISFYVLALSGGSANESGFVPFTYLLLMYFLLSVGELFMSPVGLSKMTDLAPARLIAFIMGVWFLSSAFAFQIVGFIGKQLAIESTDGDVNGFATLTVYTDGFMLIAKYALGAGAIVLLASPLIKKLMGKVH
- a CDS encoding ComEC/Rec2 family competence protein, translating into MKLLAFIPIRLTLLLIVGILIGHYFSFNLLHTLLFTVFLFLILAAIFFFEKNTKSILFGAIAALTFTSLGTYSYTAAQPINNTNHFSKHQSSNNELWTLKIKEVLKPNQFSTRYFATVKSIGNEQVSGTILLTIPKDSASLNLAIDDKFITYTKAKAISHALIPHQFDYKKYLENLGVYHSIRIEHNQLVKIKNSQTTLLGIAARARNHIIEKLDKENFGADELGVIKALLLGQRSDISEETYTNYQKAGAVHILAVSGLHIGILLLVIQFLLSPLKNFSNGRTLILVLSVLFLWGFAFIAGLSASIIRATTMFTFVAYALYLNRPSNTFNILALSILFILLFINPNLLFQVGFQMSYAAVFAILWIFPLLKELWFPKNKVVRYFWQLLCVSIAAQLGVLPISLFYFHQFPGLFFISNLIIVPALGLILGMGILVIALSLLNWLPTQLVWFYNEIISLMNSIIAWVAKQENFIFSAISFDFIQLLLSVFVLIMGVELFTKLNYKRIVFFLLSILCFQGYTIFKEYEAHNKLEVLVMHQTRKSLIFNKSGNDLTILTNPDNTPDYLFSDYITAERINSIRYDSLKNSYAFKDGSVLIIDSTGIYPKSSSHKILLTQSPKINLDRLIDSIQPKEIIADGSNYKSYIERWETTCIKNKIPFHYTGEKGAYYFK